The Litchfieldia alkalitelluris genome has a window encoding:
- a CDS encoding M28 family metallopeptidase, producing the protein MLSEIQSLLMDQVNGEHLMKYTKEISREVRLSGSPEELRSFYYVQGLLDSFGLKTTLEFHDAYISLPIQATLSINGNSLPCITHSMALSTEGNILESTAVYIDEECLVLDQSVKNKIVILDGIATPNIVKEAQKKEAIAAIFINGPYTHEMIVSTVWGNPTSKTKEDLPKIPVVSIDNKSGELLKNIIAEHHDSKVRLSTVVESGWRKIPALIANIQGQKETEDFVLFSGHIDSWHYGAMDNASANATMIEVARILSINTQYLRRGVRFAFWSGHSHGRYAGSTSYCDHNWQELYDHCGLHIYIDSVGGKGATILSEANCMAETTQLGAKFIEIETKEKYMGKRFARAGDQSFWGTGIPSLFMGLSEQPLSNDPASKTLVKLFGGKRAGGFGWWWHTTEDTIDKIYKNFLIRDCKIYLATLFHTCSSRILPIDQLAAIKEIKSSLIKYQGLSKKRIEMDKLVNQINNIEKLSAEFYDQLVEDHLSDEELLTINKGLMKISRYLVPLNYVEGDIFEHDPAIGQVPIPMLSEILTLIDIKSGCDIEYEIKTSLLRKINKISYSLKGVEDNLTKLLSKLSI; encoded by the coding sequence ATGTTATCAGAGATTCAAAGTTTGTTAATGGACCAAGTAAATGGGGAACATTTGATGAAGTATACGAAAGAAATTTCGAGAGAAGTTAGATTATCAGGTTCACCAGAGGAGCTACGTTCTTTTTATTATGTTCAAGGGCTACTTGATAGCTTTGGTTTAAAAACGACCCTTGAGTTTCATGATGCTTATATTAGTCTTCCGATACAGGCAACATTATCAATAAATGGGAATTCATTACCCTGTATTACACATTCGATGGCATTATCTACCGAAGGAAATATACTAGAATCAACAGCAGTTTATATTGATGAAGAGTGTTTAGTTTTAGATCAAAGTGTTAAGAACAAGATAGTTATCCTCGATGGAATTGCTACACCCAACATCGTTAAAGAAGCGCAGAAAAAAGAGGCTATTGCTGCAATTTTTATAAATGGTCCCTATACCCACGAAATGATTGTTTCAACTGTTTGGGGAAATCCTACATCAAAAACAAAGGAAGACCTCCCAAAAATCCCCGTTGTTTCAATTGATAACAAAAGTGGAGAACTTCTAAAAAATATAATTGCAGAACACCATGACTCCAAGGTAAGGTTATCAACTGTAGTTGAATCTGGCTGGAGAAAAATCCCTGCTCTTATTGCTAACATTCAGGGTCAAAAAGAGACTGAGGATTTTGTATTGTTTAGTGGTCACATTGATTCTTGGCACTATGGGGCAATGGATAATGCGAGTGCGAATGCGACAATGATTGAAGTGGCTAGAATTTTGTCTATTAATACTCAGTACTTAAGAAGAGGAGTAAGGTTTGCTTTTTGGTCTGGACATTCACATGGAAGATATGCTGGATCCACTTCATATTGTGATCATAATTGGCAGGAATTGTACGATCATTGTGGATTACATATATATATAGATTCTGTCGGGGGAAAAGGAGCAACTATACTTTCAGAAGCAAATTGTATGGCAGAAACAACCCAACTAGGTGCAAAATTTATAGAAATAGAAACGAAAGAAAAATATATGGGTAAGAGATTTGCAAGGGCAGGTGATCAGTCATTTTGGGGCACTGGAATCCCTTCTCTTTTTATGGGATTATCTGAACAACCTCTATCCAATGACCCAGCGTCTAAAACACTTGTGAAATTATTTGGGGGCAAAAGGGCTGGGGGATTTGGTTGGTGGTGGCATACGACAGAAGACACTATAGATAAAATTTATAAAAACTTCCTTATCCGGGATTGCAAAATTTATTTAGCTACCCTCTTTCATACTTGCAGTAGTAGGATTTTGCCCATAGATCAATTAGCCGCAATTAAAGAAATCAAATCTTCACTCATAAAGTATCAAGGACTTTCAAAGAAGAGAATTGAAATGGATAAGCTTGTAAACCAAATAAATAATATTGAGAAATTATCAGCTGAATTCTATGATCAATTAGTTGAAGATCATTTATCAGATGAAGAATTATTGACAATTAATAAAGGTTTAATGAAAATATCAAGATATCTTGTCCCATTAAATTATGTAGAGGGTGATATTTTTGAACATGATCCTGCTATAGGTCAGGTTCCAATTCCTATGCTGAGTGAAATTTTGACTTTGATTGATATTAAAAGTGGTTGTGATATTGAGTACGAAATTAAGACTTCTCTACTAAGAAAAATAAATAAGATTAGTTATAGTTTAAAGGGCGTTGAAGATAACCTAACGAAGCTATTAAGTAAATTATCAATCTAA
- a CDS encoding creatininase family protein gives MDLTMQSFQEIKKTVKTVLLPIGMMEAHGPHCSLGTDVLIPRELIKRLNKVDENLFLIGAEIPYGHSWGLRPFDGTIDISSNAFSNYVYEIGKEFHRNGFERIILFNGHGGNIASLQLVSEKLSDLGLTVLLINWWMDYREEIINITPGFGHAGEDETSMVLAINQSLANTDGLEPHEIPISPNIKFKDGGRVLYPLAYSGDPGAASAEKGELLYRMLVPLILKDIKSIID, from the coding sequence ATGGATTTAACGATGCAATCATTTCAGGAAATCAAAAAAACAGTTAAGACTGTTTTATTACCGATAGGAATGATGGAGGCACATGGCCCACATTGTTCACTTGGGACGGACGTATTAATTCCAAGAGAGCTTATTAAGCGCCTGAATAAGGTTGATGAGAATCTTTTTTTAATCGGCGCGGAAATTCCTTATGGGCATTCTTGGGGATTAAGACCCTTTGATGGAACGATCGACATTTCCAGTAACGCATTTTCAAACTATGTCTACGAGATTGGTAAGGAGTTTCATAGAAACGGATTTGAACGTATCATTTTGTTTAACGGTCATGGTGGGAACATTGCTAGCTTGCAATTAGTATCAGAAAAACTATCTGATTTGGGTTTAACCGTTTTATTAATCAATTGGTGGATGGATTATAGGGAAGAAATTATAAACATTACTCCTGGATTTGGTCACGCAGGTGAAGATGAGACATCAATGGTTCTTGCCATCAATCAATCACTAGCAAATACAGATGGATTAGAACCACATGAAATTCCTATATCACCTAATATCAAGTTTAAAGACGGGGGGAGAGTGCTATATCCTCTTGCTTACTCGGGAGATCCTGGTGCTGCCTCGGCTGAAAAAGGCGAGTTACTTTATCGAATGCTTGTACCTTTAATTTTGAAAGATATAAAATCAATCATTGATTAA
- a CDS encoding Asp-tRNA(Asn)/Glu-tRNA(Gln) amidotransferase GatCAB subunit A: MTTILDRSFMEVAQLYRNKEVSPVEVIQQVFDRLEKIEPSINAFISTLKEDAYQSAIMAEKKFLNNEETHLLCGIPYSLKDLFYTKNVRTTCGSNVLKGFVPSYSATVVEKIKETDAVLIGKNNMLEFAYGIVHPDFGQTNNPNNVNKTAGGSSGGSAAAVSAGLGYFSLGTDTGGSIRIPGSYCGVVGLKPTYGLVSTFGVFPLSWSLDHVGPIAKNVKEVAVILNVIAGHDSKDPYSMHGDYSLINLSQFNERIYKKRIGVLPDSYLKCLKKEVKNVYQSTLEMVVALGFEIKEIKIENWHLAEEMIMNILLPEAAQIHQYMMNKREQYAPLTYEQLELGMKQRAIDYLNGLHQQKEFKRTVNSVLDEVDVLLTPTVSFPVPDEDPVIGDAEMNEMTFTGPFNLSGHPALTFNMAALTNESLPVGMQLIGHHFREEELLQIAHLIEQQGMIKGKE; this comes from the coding sequence TTGACTACTATCCTAGATCGTTCATTTATGGAAGTGGCCCAATTATATCGAAACAAGGAAGTTTCGCCAGTAGAAGTAATTCAACAAGTGTTTGATAGACTTGAAAAGATAGAACCGTCTATAAATGCATTTATCTCTACATTAAAAGAAGATGCATACCAATCTGCAATCATGGCAGAAAAGAAATTTTTAAATAATGAAGAAACTCATTTATTGTGTGGAATTCCTTATTCGCTAAAGGATTTGTTTTATACGAAGAACGTAAGAACTACTTGTGGATCAAATGTGCTAAAGGGTTTTGTTCCTTCGTATTCTGCTACAGTTGTAGAAAAAATAAAAGAAACGGATGCGGTTTTGATTGGTAAAAACAATATGCTTGAGTTCGCATATGGCATTGTTCATCCAGACTTTGGTCAAACTAACAATCCTAATAATGTGAACAAAACGGCTGGAGGATCAAGTGGTGGTTCGGCAGCAGCCGTGTCAGCGGGGCTTGGATATTTTTCCTTAGGAACAGACACTGGAGGATCAATTCGGATACCTGGGTCTTATTGTGGTGTTGTTGGGTTAAAGCCAACATATGGTTTAGTTAGTACATTTGGTGTATTTCCACTTTCATGGTCACTTGATCATGTAGGTCCAATCGCAAAGAACGTTAAGGAAGTAGCGGTAATTTTAAATGTTATAGCGGGGCATGATTCAAAAGATCCGTACTCAATGCACGGAGATTATTCGTTAATTAATCTGTCACAATTTAATGAAAGAATCTATAAAAAAAGGATTGGCGTTTTGCCAGACTCGTATCTTAAGTGTTTAAAAAAAGAAGTGAAAAATGTCTATCAATCAACACTAGAAATGGTGGTTGCTCTTGGCTTTGAAATAAAAGAGATTAAAATCGAAAATTGGCATCTTGCTGAAGAAATGATTATGAATATTTTATTGCCAGAAGCGGCACAAATTCATCAATATATGATGAACAAACGAGAACAATATGCACCATTAACGTATGAACAACTTGAGTTAGGCATGAAACAACGAGCAATCGATTATCTTAATGGATTACATCAACAGAAGGAATTCAAAAGGACTGTTAATTCGGTTTTAGACGAAGTCGATGTTTTATTAACTCCAACAGTTTCCTTTCCAGTGCCTGATGAAGATCCAGTAATTGGCGACGCTGAAATGAATGAAATGACTTTTACTGGGCCTTTTAATTTATCAGGTCACCCAGCTTTAACGTTTAATATGGCTGCTTTAACAAACGAATCTTTACCTGTTGGGATGCAACTAATCGGTCATCATTTTCGAGAAGAAGAGCTACTTCAAATTGCTCACTTAATTGAACAACAAGGAATGATTAAAGGAAAAGAGTGA
- a CDS encoding M14 family metallopeptidase gives MSASWKFGNLLVQEKAKLTGYLEFPMIEEKLPVFLVNGQTEGPVVLIMGGIHGCEYTSIDAAISLGKSLDPNQVKGKVVVLPIANPASFYARSIYVHPKDQKNLNRMFPGKKDGTAAEQLAYWINETVFKQVDYMIDLHGGDMIEALVPFTIYHVTEDHQLVEKSKNMASMFEIKYVIGSTGQVPGSTYGTVAEQGKVAIIAEAGQQGILSQPDSVLLQDGVLNILKSIGLLEGEVKNYDSHHLSVFDWYRAEIQGLWYPNVNIGDEVKTGDLLGEIRNEFGEAVQSYYSSTTGVVLFLVTSLAINPNDPLLAVGE, from the coding sequence ATGAGTGCTTCTTGGAAGTTTGGTAATTTATTAGTTCAAGAAAAAGCAAAGTTAACGGGTTATTTAGAATTTCCTATGATCGAGGAGAAGCTCCCTGTCTTTTTGGTTAATGGTCAAACTGAAGGACCAGTTGTGTTAATCATGGGAGGAATTCATGGATGCGAATATACCTCCATTGATGCTGCTATTTCACTCGGAAAATCGTTAGACCCGAACCAAGTAAAAGGAAAAGTGGTGGTGTTACCAATTGCCAACCCAGCCTCCTTTTATGCCCGAAGTATTTATGTACATCCAAAGGACCAAAAAAATCTTAATCGAATGTTTCCTGGGAAGAAGGATGGAACAGCTGCAGAACAATTAGCGTATTGGATTAATGAAACAGTCTTTAAACAAGTTGATTATATGATTGACCTGCATGGTGGAGATATGATTGAAGCCCTCGTGCCGTTCACCATATACCATGTCACTGAGGATCATCAGTTAGTTGAAAAATCAAAGAACATGGCTTCAATGTTTGAGATTAAATATGTCATTGGAAGCACTGGTCAGGTTCCGGGCTCAACGTACGGAACGGTAGCTGAACAGGGGAAGGTAGCGATTATTGCGGAAGCGGGGCAACAAGGAATTCTATCACAACCGGATTCAGTTCTTCTACAAGATGGTGTTTTAAATATCTTAAAGTCTATTGGATTACTTGAAGGTGAAGTGAAAAACTATGATTCACATCATTTATCTGTATTTGATTGGTATAGAGCTGAGATACAAGGGCTTTGGTATCCCAATGTAAACATTGGTGATGAGGTGAAAACGGGTGATTTGCTAGGCGAAATCAGAAATGAATTTGGCGAAGCTGTTCAATCCTATTACTCTTCAACAACAGGTGTGGTGTTGTTTCTAGTTACTTCCCTAGCCATAAATCCAAATGATCCATTATTGGCAGTAGGTGAATAA
- a CDS encoding ABC transporter substrate-binding protein codes for MKSYWLKSLFLVFLALFVLAGCNKYNDDTTAPVENGEDTSEGTDEGTENEPAGPAETDVLNFATNQDIPHLDPHATAANTSFRVTYMLYDRLVTYDGTDTEPKPQLAEKWEVSDDGLTYTFFLRKDATFHDGTPVTAEAVEYSFIRAIDVGKSAAGIFAKVIDKDSFEIIDDHTINITLKKPFGPFVKTLGTVFGNILNPNLADHHGDDLGEGYLADKEVGSGPYVLESWDRGQKLVLKRNENYWGDTPTMETVNILIIPEPSTARLMLEKGEIDLIDETMISPDVLLEMDGKNGVEVVESPGYGIDYFPINMTKQPLDNKLVRQAIAHAINYDVIIENIFLGGGDRIGGIVPSGMFGFNEATKIYEYDLDKAKSLLKEAGQEDGFTMELAISENNEVRKNIAVMLQSDLAKIGITVEIKTYAWPTFLDLVTSGKHDIGLVSWTPDYPDPDYNLWYFVHSESKGPGFNLAFYENDRVDELLEKGRKSVDDSERDAAYKEIQDIMAEDVPYIFIAQKSIKAPMKNWVKGYEINPMNTWYVPFHKMTKQ; via the coding sequence ATGAAAAGTTATTGGTTAAAATCATTGTTTCTTGTATTTTTAGCTTTGTTTGTATTAGCTGGTTGTAATAAATATAACGATGATACAACAGCACCAGTAGAAAATGGTGAAGACACAAGTGAAGGAACAGATGAAGGAACTGAAAATGAACCAGCAGGACCTGCAGAAACAGATGTATTAAATTTTGCTACAAACCAAGATATACCACACCTAGATCCTCATGCAACAGCAGCCAATACTTCATTCCGTGTAACCTATATGCTTTATGACCGACTAGTAACCTATGATGGCACAGATACTGAACCAAAGCCTCAGTTAGCTGAGAAGTGGGAAGTCTCAGATGATGGTTTAACCTATACATTCTTCTTAAGGAAGGACGCAACCTTCCATGACGGCACTCCTGTAACTGCAGAGGCTGTTGAGTATTCATTTATTCGCGCAATTGATGTAGGAAAATCGGCAGCAGGTATTTTCGCAAAAGTTATCGACAAAGATAGCTTTGAAATCATTGATGACCACACGATTAATATAACTTTAAAGAAACCGTTTGGGCCGTTTGTTAAGACACTAGGGACAGTGTTTGGTAACATATTAAATCCCAACTTAGCTGATCATCATGGGGATGACCTTGGTGAAGGGTACCTAGCTGATAAAGAGGTCGGTTCAGGTCCTTATGTATTAGAAAGCTGGGATCGAGGGCAAAAGCTTGTTTTAAAACGAAATGAGAATTATTGGGGAGATACTCCGACAATGGAGACAGTAAATATTTTGATTATTCCAGAACCATCCACAGCGAGGTTAATGCTTGAAAAAGGAGAAATTGACTTAATTGATGAGACCATGATTTCGCCTGACGTTCTTTTAGAGATGGATGGAAAAAATGGGGTTGAAGTCGTTGAATCGCCTGGATATGGAATTGACTACTTCCCAATTAATATGACAAAACAGCCACTAGATAATAAGTTGGTTCGTCAAGCGATTGCACATGCAATCAACTATGATGTAATTATTGAAAACATTTTCCTTGGTGGTGGAGATCGTATCGGAGGAATTGTTCCATCGGGTATGTTTGGCTTTAATGAAGCAACAAAAATCTACGAATACGATTTAGATAAAGCGAAATCATTGTTAAAAGAGGCAGGGCAAGAAGATGGATTTACAATGGAACTTGCTATCTCGGAAAATAATGAAGTGCGTAAAAACATCGCGGTTATGCTACAGTCTGATCTTGCCAAAATTGGAATTACTGTAGAAATCAAAACGTATGCTTGGCCGACTTTCCTTGATTTAGTAACAAGCGGAAAACATGACATTGGTTTAGTTTCATGGACACCTGATTATCCAGATCCAGATTATAATTTATGGTATTTTGTCCATTCGGAAAGTAAAGGTCCTGGATTTAATCTAGCTTTCTATGAAAATGATAGAGTTGATGAGCTATTAGAAAAAGGAAGAAAAAGTGTAGATGATTCTGAAAGAGATGCTGCATATAAAGAAATTCAGGATATTATGGCAGAAGACGTACCATATATTTTCATTGCTCAAAAATCAATTAAAGCACCAATGAAAAATTGGGTAAAGGGTTATGAAATCAATCCGATGAACACATGGTATGTTCCATTCCATAAGATGACAAAACAGTAA
- the nikC gene encoding nickel transporter permease, whose amino-acid sequence MVRRILSSPLTVLGFVLVLFIVFMALFAPLIAPHDPLEVNIANKLQPPSGEHFFGTDEVGRDIFSRIIFGARISLKVGLLVVILSFPLGTLLGAIAGYFGGMIDQFIMRTTDIFLSFPGIILAMSIAAALGPSIENVLMALAFVWWPWYTRIVRSSVLSIKNSEFIESAKALGANPFRILFKEVLPNSIAPASIQASLDLGFVILAAAGLSFIGLGAQPPSPEWGAMLSSSRETLREAWWAATFPGLAILFTVLGFNLLGDGLRDILDPKQR is encoded by the coding sequence GTGGTAAGACGTATTTTATCAAGTCCTCTAACCGTTTTGGGGTTTGTGTTAGTCCTATTCATCGTATTTATGGCACTATTTGCACCACTTATAGCGCCTCACGATCCTTTAGAAGTAAATATTGCTAACAAGCTACAACCCCCAAGTGGAGAACACTTTTTTGGAACCGATGAAGTAGGGCGGGATATTTTTAGTCGAATTATCTTTGGAGCTAGAATTTCTTTAAAGGTTGGTTTATTAGTAGTGATCTTATCATTTCCACTCGGTACACTTTTAGGAGCTATCGCAGGTTATTTTGGGGGTATGATCGATCAGTTTATCATGAGAACGACTGATATTTTTCTATCTTTCCCTGGTATCATTCTGGCCATGTCAATAGCAGCAGCACTAGGGCCGTCAATTGAAAATGTTCTAATGGCATTAGCCTTTGTGTGGTGGCCATGGTATACACGAATTGTTCGGTCATCTGTTCTTTCAATTAAGAATTCAGAGTTCATTGAATCAGCAAAAGCATTAGGAGCTAACCCATTTCGTATTTTGTTTAAGGAAGTACTTCCAAACTCTATAGCACCTGCAAGTATTCAAGCATCACTAGATTTAGGGTTTGTTATTCTAGCAGCTGCTGGATTAAGTTTTATTGGGCTAGGAGCACAACCACCTTCTCCAGAGTGGGGTGCCATGCTTTCATCAAGCCGTGAAACATTAAGGGAAGCCTGGTGGGCCGCGACATTCCCCGGTTTAGCCATCCTCTTTACGGTTTTAGGATTTAACTTATTAGGTGATGGATTACGAGACATCTTAGACCCTAAACAACGTTAG
- a CDS encoding ABC transporter permease, with protein sequence MDAIRYIIKRLLLLIPILIGISILTFFISNTIPGDPARLILGPKATPEGIEQLREKMGLNDPLYEQYGRYMVGLVQGDFGQSTFSQQPVAEDLKRYFPATLELTLFSMFITVLVGIPFGIISAHKKDKLPDQVARIVALVGVAMPAFWLGIILLLFFYLKIGMFPGAGRLDTWVSPPETITGMYTVDALLTGNWEAFRSAFMHLILPGFTQAAVTIGMITRMTRSSMLEVLRSDYIRTAYAKGGSQNRVLYGHALQNGMMPILTLMGMAFGNALGGSVLVESVFSWPGLGKYAVNAITYLDFPAVMGVTILIAILFVTVNLIIDVFYHVIDPRLKYD encoded by the coding sequence ATGGATGCCATTCGTTATATCATTAAAAGGCTTTTACTATTGATACCGATTTTAATTGGGATTAGTATATTAACATTTTTCATTTCAAACACAATTCCTGGTGACCCAGCAAGACTTATACTCGGGCCAAAGGCAACACCGGAAGGTATTGAGCAGCTCCGTGAAAAAATGGGTTTGAATGATCCTTTATATGAACAATATGGTCGATATATGGTCGGACTTGTTCAAGGGGATTTTGGGCAAAGTACTTTTTCTCAGCAACCAGTGGCAGAGGATCTGAAAAGATATTTCCCTGCTACATTAGAGCTAACCCTGTTTTCAATGTTTATTACAGTATTAGTTGGAATTCCGTTTGGAATCATTAGTGCTCACAAAAAAGATAAACTCCCCGACCAAGTAGCGAGGATTGTTGCATTAGTTGGTGTCGCTATGCCCGCCTTTTGGTTAGGTATTATTCTTCTATTATTCTTTTATTTAAAAATAGGTATGTTTCCGGGAGCAGGTAGATTAGATACATGGGTATCCCCACCTGAAACAATTACCGGTATGTATACCGTTGATGCGTTATTAACAGGGAATTGGGAAGCGTTCCGATCAGCTTTTATGCATTTGATTTTACCCGGTTTTACTCAAGCTGCAGTAACAATTGGGATGATTACTAGGATGACAAGATCCAGCATGTTAGAGGTATTACGGAGTGACTATATTCGTACTGCATATGCAAAGGGCGGATCTCAGAACAGAGTTTTATATGGACACGCACTACAAAATGGGATGATGCCGATTTTAACTCTAATGGGTATGGCCTTTGGTAATGCACTAGGAGGAAGTGTTTTAGTAGAGTCAGTATTTTCATGGCCAGGTCTTGGAAAGTATGCTGTCAATGCAATTACATATCTAGACTTCCCAGCAGTTATGGGAGTTACGATTCTCATTGCTATCCTTTTTGTTACCGTAAACCTGATAATTGATGTGTTTTATCATGTTATCGATCCAAGATTAAAATATGACTGA
- a CDS encoding ABC transporter ATP-binding protein → MSLLEIKNLKQHFPVNAGFLKAKKMVKAVDGVSFTLEKGETLGIVGESGCGKSTLGRSILRLVEPSSGEIHYKGNNISNISRKDMKELRKEMQIVFQDPFASLNPRQTIRQILEAPLVIHNMGNKSKRTAIIENLIEKIGLRKEQLDNYPHEFSGGQRQRIGIARALTLNPELIIADEPVSALDVSVQSQVLNLLVDLQKEFDLSYIFISHDLSVVQHISDRVAVMYLGKIVELTDVDELYQNPQHPYTKSLLSALPVPDPSYKKERIILQGDLPSPINPPSGCAFHTRCPVATSECKKVIPELREKSFGHWTACIHV, encoded by the coding sequence ATGTCACTGTTAGAAATCAAAAATCTAAAACAGCATTTTCCAGTTAATGCAGGCTTTCTAAAGGCAAAAAAGATGGTTAAAGCCGTTGATGGTGTTAGTTTTACACTAGAAAAAGGAGAAACCCTCGGGATTGTTGGTGAGTCAGGCTGTGGAAAATCAACACTAGGACGGTCGATCCTCCGTCTCGTGGAACCCTCATCCGGAGAAATTCATTATAAAGGAAATAATATCTCTAATATCAGTAGGAAAGATATGAAGGAGTTAAGAAAAGAGATGCAGATTGTTTTTCAAGATCCATTCGCTTCTCTTAATCCAAGGCAAACGATAAGACAAATTTTAGAAGCCCCACTCGTTATTCATAATATGGGTAATAAATCAAAAAGAACAGCCATCATTGAAAACCTCATAGAAAAAATTGGACTAAGAAAAGAACAGCTAGATAATTATCCACATGAGTTCTCCGGCGGACAACGTCAAAGAATAGGAATTGCTAGGGCTCTAACGTTAAATCCCGAGCTGATTATCGCAGATGAGCCAGTTTCAGCACTGGATGTCTCTGTGCAATCGCAGGTTCTAAATTTATTAGTCGACCTACAAAAAGAATTTGATTTAAGCTACATCTTTATCTCTCATGATTTATCAGTTGTACAACATATTTCAGATCGAGTCGCAGTTATGTACTTAGGAAAAATTGTTGAATTAACTGATGTTGATGAGCTTTATCAAAACCCTCAACATCCATATACTAAATCGTTATTATCAGCACTACCTGTTCCAGACCCAAGCTATAAGAAGGAACGAATTATATTGCAAGGGGATTTACCGAGCCCTATCAATCCTCCTTCTGGATGTGCATTTCATACAAGATGTCCTGTAGCTACATCCGAATGTAAAAAAGTCATACCTGAACTTAGAGAAAAATCTTTTGGACATTGGACTGCATGTATCCATGTTTAA
- a CDS encoding ABC transporter ATP-binding protein, which produces MNLLLDVQNISLKFKRAGKYFTILDQVTFSVEKGETLGIVGESGCGKSMTALSIMRLLPDNATLEGKVMLETEVITELSKKRLEKVRGNQMSMIFQDPLTSLNPLHKVGKQIEESLLLHTNLSKKERKERAIKLLKEVGLPRAEELIEEYPHQLSGGMRQRIMIAIAMACQPQLLICDEPTTALDVTVQAQILELMNSLKKENDMGIIMITHDLGVVAEVCDRVMVMYAGQVVEQADVHELFNNPHHPYTKGLLKSIPKLGSRKEQLGSIPGTVPSPQNMPSGCRFADRCSEVMDICRQKQPVTKVVSGGHSTACWLYDDKEVGPNVTVRNQKSKTAFSS; this is translated from the coding sequence ATTAATTTGTTACTTGATGTTCAAAACATTTCACTTAAATTCAAGAGAGCAGGGAAATATTTTACCATTCTTGATCAAGTTACTTTCTCCGTCGAAAAAGGTGAAACATTAGGTATTGTTGGTGAATCAGGCTGTGGTAAAAGTATGACGGCACTTTCAATTATGAGGTTATTACCAGACAATGCAACACTTGAGGGGAAAGTTATGTTGGAAACAGAGGTTATTACAGAGTTATCTAAGAAAAGGTTAGAAAAGGTTCGTGGAAATCAAATGTCAATGATCTTTCAAGATCCTTTAACCTCTCTAAATCCATTGCATAAGGTTGGCAAGCAAATTGAAGAATCCTTATTGCTTCATACAAATCTTTCTAAAAAAGAACGAAAAGAGAGAGCGATAAAGTTACTAAAGGAAGTAGGGTTACCAAGAGCAGAAGAGTTAATTGAAGAATATCCACACCAGCTTTCAGGAGGAATGAGGCAACGTATTATGATTGCCATTGCGATGGCTTGTCAACCTCAGCTACTGATTTGTGATGAACCGACAACAGCTCTAGATGTAACAGTTCAAGCTCAAATACTTGAACTAATGAACAGTTTAAAAAAAGAAAACGATATGGGCATTATTATGATTACACATGACTTAGGTGTGGTTGCTGAAGTTTGCGATCGAGTAATGGTCATGTATGCTGGTCAAGTGGTGGAGCAAGCGGATGTTCACGAATTGTTTAATAATCCACATCATCCGTATACAAAGGGTCTCCTTAAATCAATTCCAAAGCTTGGAAGTAGGAAGGAACAACTAGGTTCTATACCTGGAACTGTCCCATCGCCACAGAATATGCCTAGTGGCTGTCGATTTGCAGATCGCTGTAGTGAAGTGATGGATATATGTAGACAGAAACAACCAGTGACGAAGGTAGTTTCAGGAGGCCATTCAACAGCATGTTGGTTATATGATGACAAGGAGGTGGGACCGAATGTCACTGTTAGAAATCAAAAATCTAAAACAGCATTTTCCAGTTAA